A stretch of the Acidimicrobiales bacterium genome encodes the following:
- a CDS encoding ScyD/ScyE family protein translates to MKLRVPRALAVAVAAVTALVTVAPAAQAATDPLTGWEIVASGLRNPRGIVLLSDDLIAVAEAGANGVFPCNPPSPGTSGKPACYSETGAVTIAGYGTQYRALDGLPSVGPPDGSGASGPHDLAVTPEGLVVVSGYANNPTIRGNLGGSSNLLGTVYRVRWWDGVRQVQGDLAAYEAAYNPDGIPGFEGFWSNPYATAADGADRLVVDAGANTLYRVGANGVSVEYVFPNRMVNGATGPQEMQPVPDAIVRGPDGAFYIGELTGAPYPKGGARVYRYVPGQGAPTVWATGFTNIIDLYFDTQGRLYVLEMTRSGLLSGDPTGRIVRVESNGAQTEIASTGLIFPTSLAVASNGSIYVSNKAILPALGEVVRIPPR, encoded by the coding sequence ATGAAGCTTCGCGTCCCGCGGGCGCTGGCCGTCGCCGTCGCGGCGGTCACCGCGCTCGTCACCGTCGCCCCAGCGGCCCAGGCGGCCACGGACCCCCTCACCGGGTGGGAGATCGTGGCCAGCGGCCTGCGCAACCCCAGGGGCATCGTGCTCCTCTCCGACGACCTGATCGCCGTGGCCGAGGCGGGCGCCAACGGCGTGTTCCCCTGCAACCCGCCGAGCCCGGGCACGAGCGGCAAGCCGGCCTGCTACAGCGAGACCGGGGCCGTCACCATCGCCGGCTACGGCACCCAGTACCGCGCCCTCGACGGCCTGCCCTCGGTGGGCCCGCCCGACGGCAGCGGCGCCTCCGGCCCCCACGACCTCGCCGTGACCCCCGAGGGCCTCGTCGTCGTCAGCGGCTATGCCAACAACCCGACCATCCGCGGCAACCTCGGCGGCAGCTCGAACCTCCTCGGCACCGTGTACCGGGTGCGCTGGTGGGACGGCGTGCGCCAGGTGCAGGGCGACCTCGCGGCCTACGAGGCGGCCTACAACCCCGACGGCATCCCCGGCTTCGAGGGCTTCTGGAGCAACCCGTACGCCACGGCCGCCGACGGGGCCGACCGCCTGGTCGTCGACGCCGGCGCCAACACCCTCTACCGGGTCGGCGCCAACGGCGTGAGCGTCGAGTACGTGTTCCCGAACCGGATGGTCAACGGGGCCACCGGCCCGCAGGAGATGCAGCCGGTGCCCGACGCCATCGTCCGGGGCCCCGACGGCGCCTTCTACATCGGCGAGCTGACCGGGGCGCCGTACCCGAAGGGCGGGGCGCGGGTCTACCGCTACGTCCCCGGCCAGGGCGCGCCGACGGTGTGGGCCACCGGGTTCACCAACATCATCGACCTGTACTTCGACACCCAGGGCCGCCTGTACGTCCTCGAGATGACCCGCAGCGGCCTGCTGTCGGGCGACCCGACCGGGCGCATCGTGCGGGTCGAGTCGAACGGGGCCCAGACCGAGATCGCCAGCACCGGGCTGATCTTCCCGACCTCGCTGGCCGTCGCCTCGAACGGGTCGATCTACGTGAGCAACAAGGCCATCCTGCCGGCCCTCGGCGAGGTGGTACGCATCCCGCCCCGCTGA